From one Halothece sp. PCC 7418 genomic stretch:
- a CDS encoding sucrose synthase, whose translation MSELVQAVLESKERTDLRDFIDLLRREGSHRYLLRNDILNAFSTFCEDQGKNPDYAKKSALGRLIYYTQELILEYESLYLIIRPQIARQESYRIVDDLTVEPLTTQELLDVRDRYVNQYHPEEGDVFEIDFQPFYDYSPIIKDSKNIGRGVDFLNRYMSSKLFQDPNQWLTAVYNFLSLHSYNGVPLLINGRIQNQQQLSNQVKRALEFVGDLPPDKPYEDFRFDLQDLGFEPGWGNTAGRIQESLNILDELIDSPDNKGLEAFLSRIPMIFKIVLVSVHGWFGQEGVLGRPDTGGQVVYVLDQARSLEKQLEEDIELAGLKNLGVKPKVIILSRLIPNNDGTRCNERLEKVYGTENAWILRVPFREYNPEVTQDWISRFEIWPYLETYAIDAETEICAELEGKPDLIIGNYSDGNLVAFLLARRLNVTQFNVAHALEKSKYLFSNLYWQDLEENYHFSIQFTADLIAMNAAQCIISSTYQEIVGRPDSVGQYESYQNFTMPDLYHVVNGIELFSPKFNVVPPGVNENIYFPYTQQEDRIPNRAEQVEELLFYKEDESQVFGKLENPKKRPLFSMARLDRIKNLTGLVECFGRSPQLQEHCNLILIAGKLHTSETTDSEEKEEIEKMYRLIEEYNLHGKIRWLGVRLPKSDSGEVYRVIADQEGIFVQPALFEAFGLTILEAMISGLPTFGTQFGGPLEIIQDQVNGFYINPTNLEETAHKILDFVQKCDINPELWQEISQKGMQRVYSSYTWKIHTTKLLSLARIYGFWNFTSKENREDMLRYIESLFYLIYKPRAKALLEEHAGR comes from the coding sequence ATGTCTGAGTTAGTGCAAGCTGTCCTCGAAAGCAAAGAAAGAACTGATTTACGGGACTTTATCGACCTCCTGCGTCGTGAAGGATCTCATCGCTATCTCCTCCGAAACGATATTTTGAACGCATTTTCTACGTTTTGCGAAGATCAAGGAAAAAATCCAGATTATGCCAAAAAATCGGCACTGGGTCGCCTCATTTATTACACCCAAGAACTGATTTTAGAATACGAAAGCCTTTATCTGATTATTCGCCCGCAGATTGCTAGACAAGAAAGCTATCGCATTGTGGATGATTTAACGGTTGAACCGTTGACCACACAAGAATTATTAGATGTGCGCGATCGATACGTCAATCAATATCATCCTGAAGAAGGAGATGTTTTTGAAATTGACTTTCAACCCTTCTATGATTACTCTCCGATTATTAAAGATTCTAAAAATATTGGTCGCGGTGTGGACTTCCTCAACCGCTATATGTCCAGTAAGCTGTTCCAAGATCCCAACCAATGGCTAACAGCCGTTTATAACTTTCTCAGTCTTCATAGTTATAATGGCGTTCCTCTCCTCATTAACGGACGGATTCAAAATCAACAGCAACTCTCGAATCAAGTCAAACGCGCCCTTGAGTTTGTGGGTGATCTCCCTCCTGATAAACCCTATGAAGATTTCCGTTTTGACTTACAAGATCTTGGGTTTGAACCCGGTTGGGGAAATACCGCTGGACGTATTCAAGAAAGCCTCAATATTCTGGATGAACTCATTGATTCTCCCGATAACAAAGGTTTAGAAGCCTTCCTCTCTCGTATTCCCATGATCTTCAAGATTGTCTTGGTCTCGGTTCATGGTTGGTTTGGACAAGAAGGCGTACTAGGACGACCTGACACAGGGGGTCAAGTGGTGTATGTTTTAGACCAAGCCCGCAGTTTAGAAAAACAACTGGAAGAAGATATTGAACTGGCTGGATTAAAAAACTTAGGGGTGAAACCGAAAGTCATTATTCTGTCTCGTCTGATTCCGAATAACGATGGAACCCGTTGTAATGAACGTTTAGAAAAAGTGTATGGCACAGAAAACGCTTGGATTTTGCGCGTTCCCTTCCGCGAATATAATCCTGAAGTGACTCAAGATTGGATTTCTCGCTTTGAGATTTGGCCCTATCTCGAAACCTATGCGATTGATGCTGAAACCGAAATTTGTGCAGAATTAGAAGGAAAACCCGATCTCATTATTGGGAACTATTCTGATGGGAATTTAGTGGCGTTTCTGTTAGCCCGTCGTCTTAATGTTACCCAGTTTAATGTTGCCCACGCCCTAGAAAAATCAAAATACTTGTTTAGTAACCTTTACTGGCAAGATTTAGAAGAGAATTATCACTTCTCCATTCAATTTACGGCGGATTTAATTGCCATGAATGCTGCTCAGTGTATCATCAGCAGTACCTATCAAGAAATTGTGGGACGACCCGACAGCGTGGGACAGTATGAGTCTTATCAGAACTTTACCATGCCTGATTTATATCATGTGGTGAATGGAATAGAACTGTTTTCACCGAAGTTTAATGTTGTCCCCCCAGGTGTGAATGAAAATATTTACTTCCCTTATACCCAACAAGAAGACCGCATTCCCAATCGCGCTGAACAAGTTGAAGAGTTACTCTTTTATAAAGAAGATGAATCGCAAGTTTTTGGCAAGCTAGAAAATCCGAAAAAACGTCCTTTGTTCTCCATGGCGCGTTTAGATCGGATTAAAAACCTAACTGGGTTAGTGGAATGTTTTGGACGTTCTCCGCAACTGCAAGAACACTGCAACTTGATTCTGATTGCGGGTAAGCTACATACTTCTGAAACCACCGATAGTGAGGAAAAAGAAGAAATTGAAAAAATGTATCGCCTCATTGAGGAATACAATCTACACGGAAAAATTCGTTGGTTAGGCGTGCGACTCCCAAAAAGTGATTCTGGAGAAGTGTATCGCGTGATTGCAGATCAGGAAGGGATTTTTGTCCAACCTGCTTTATTTGAAGCCTTTGGCTTGACCATTTTAGAGGCGATGATTTCTGGTTTACCCACTTTTGGAACTCAGTTTGGGGGACCTTTAGAGATTATTCAAGATCAAGTGAATGGATTTTATATTAACCCCACCAATCTAGAAGAAACAGCGCATAAAATCCTTGATTTTGTCCAAAAATGTGATATTAACCCTGAATTGTGGCAAGAAATTTCTCAGAAGGGAATGCAACGAGTTTATTCCAGTTACACTTGGAAAATTCACACCACAAAACTGCTTTCTTTAGCGCGAATTTACGGCTTCTGGAATTTCACCTCGAAGGAAAATCGGGAAGATATGTTGCGCTATATTGAATCGCTGTTTTATTTAATTTATAAACCAAGGGCAAAAGCCTTGTTAGAAGAACACGCAGGACGGTAA
- the stpA gene encoding glucosylglycerol 3-phosphatase produces the protein MLHPLLQEKSPSLNHEKLAEILIHHENILIIQDLDGVCMGLVKDPLNRTIDPNYVRATKAFAGHFYVLTNGEHIGKRGVNPIIDRAFGDANFVKENALYLPGFGAGGVQWQDRAGKVSHPGVTDQELAFLSQVPQRIQQQLEQFFQAQLTPLSPTEIKEGIEASILDNIASPTANLNTLYDKLKTKPEVYAALQATMQKLMETLLKEAAAAGLKDSFFVHYAPNLGRDQQGKEIMRPVAENDSGTTDFQFMIRGAIKEAGVLAILNRYYYQRTGNYPLGETFNVRNAPNYYSDLYQLVTNHFDPELMPIMIGVGDTVNSSVTENNGQLEAKRGGSDRAFLQLIQEIHPHNIVVYIDSSDGEVKNRKPVRIENTPTGEKRVTELPTDPRDTTDPLTLNVIFPEGHSEYTAFFRKVAAQTI, from the coding sequence ATGTTACATCCACTTTTACAAGAAAAATCTCCTTCTCTCAATCATGAGAAACTTGCTGAAATTTTAATTCATCATGAAAATATCCTCATTATTCAAGATTTAGATGGCGTTTGCATGGGGTTAGTAAAAGACCCCTTAAATCGCACGATTGATCCGAATTATGTGAGAGCAACTAAAGCCTTTGCTGGACATTTTTATGTCTTAACAAATGGTGAACATATTGGCAAACGTGGCGTTAATCCGATTATCGATCGCGCTTTTGGTGATGCTAATTTTGTCAAAGAAAATGCTCTCTATCTTCCTGGTTTTGGTGCGGGAGGGGTGCAATGGCAAGATCGCGCAGGGAAGGTTTCTCATCCTGGGGTCACTGACCAAGAATTAGCGTTTTTATCACAAGTTCCGCAACGCATTCAACAACAATTAGAACAGTTTTTTCAAGCCCAACTCACTCCCCTCTCCCCAACTGAAATCAAAGAAGGTATTGAAGCCTCTATTTTAGATAATATTGCCTCTCCCACGGCTAATCTCAATACTTTATATGACAAACTCAAAACCAAGCCAGAAGTTTATGCTGCATTACAAGCAACAATGCAGAAGCTAATGGAAACTCTCTTAAAAGAAGCAGCAGCAGCAGGATTAAAAGATTCCTTTTTTGTTCATTATGCCCCAAATTTAGGACGAGATCAACAAGGAAAAGAAATCATGCGTCCTGTCGCCGAAAATGATTCTGGAACAACTGATTTTCAATTTATGATTCGGGGTGCAATTAAAGAAGCAGGTGTCTTAGCAATTCTCAATCGCTATTACTATCAACGCACGGGAAACTATCCTTTAGGAGAAACCTTTAATGTTCGCAATGCGCCGAATTATTACTCAGATTTATATCAGTTAGTAACCAATCATTTTGATCCTGAGTTAATGCCGATTATGATTGGAGTCGGTGATACTGTTAACAGTAGTGTGACCGAAAATAATGGTCAATTAGAAGCAAAAAGGGGAGGCAGCGATCGCGCTTTTCTCCAACTGATTCAAGAGATTCATCCCCACAATATTGTTGTTTATATTGATAGCAGTGACGGGGAAGTGAAAAACCGCAAGCCTGTCCGCATCGAAAACACTCCCACAGGAGAAAAACGAGTTACAGAATTACCCACCGATCCCCGAGACACCACCGATCCGCTAACTCTAAATGTGATCTTTCCAGAAGGACATTCCGAATATACAGCATTTTTCCGAAAAGTTGCTGCACAGACGATTTAA
- a CDS encoding glycosyltransferase family 2 protein, with product MTKLIIQIPCYNEEATLGATLADLPRQLPGIDTIEWLIIDDGSRDQTVEVAKASGVDHIVRHPKNQGLAKAFMSGLRASLAAEADIIVNTDADNQYCADDIPHLIEPILLKQAEIVVGARPITNIPHFSPIKKTLQQLGSYVVRLASNTNIPDAPSGFRAFSRDAALQINVFDNYTYTLETIIQAGQKGMAITSVPVRVNGDLRPSRLVKSTPTYVLRSMTTILRIFMLYKPLRFFLLAGSVPFSLGFLLGVRWLFFFFMGTERTRVPSLILTAILILIGFQLWMFGLIADLMAANRRLMEDIQVNLRKQR from the coding sequence TTGACTAAATTAATTATACAAATCCCTTGCTATAACGAAGAAGCCACCCTCGGCGCGACTTTAGCCGATTTACCGCGACAACTCCCTGGCATTGATACCATTGAATGGCTGATTATTGATGATGGGAGTCGTGACCAAACGGTAGAAGTTGCTAAAGCAAGCGGGGTCGATCATATTGTCCGCCATCCAAAAAACCAAGGCTTAGCCAAAGCCTTCATGAGTGGGCTACGAGCCAGTTTAGCAGCAGAAGCAGACATTATCGTCAATACCGATGCTGATAACCAATATTGTGCGGATGACATTCCCCATCTCATTGAACCTATTTTATTAAAACAGGCGGAAATTGTCGTGGGAGCGCGACCCATTACCAATATCCCTCATTTTTCGCCCATTAAGAAAACTTTGCAACAGTTAGGAAGCTATGTTGTACGCTTAGCCAGTAACACCAATATACCAGATGCTCCCAGTGGGTTTCGCGCTTTTAGTCGCGATGCTGCATTACAAATTAATGTTTTTGATAATTACACTTATACTTTAGAAACCATTATCCAAGCAGGACAAAAAGGAATGGCAATTACTTCCGTTCCCGTCAGAGTCAATGGCGATTTACGTCCCTCTCGTTTAGTTAAAAGTACACCGACTTATGTGCTGCGGTCAATGACAACTATTCTCCGCATTTTTATGTTGTATAAGCCGTTGCGCTTCTTTCTCCTTGCGGGATCAGTTCCCTTTAGTTTAGGCTTTCTCTTAGGAGTGCGTTGGTTATTTTTCTTTTTTATGGGAACAGAAAGAACTCGCGTTCCGAGCTTAATTTTAACTGCAATTTTAATTTTAATTGGCTTTCAACTTTGGATGTTTGGGTTGATTGCTGATTTAATGGCTGCCAATCGTCGCTTAATGGAAGATATTCAAGTTAATTTGAGAAAGCAAAGGTAA
- the obgE gene encoding GTPase ObgE gives MQFIDQAEIEVIAGKGGDGIVAFRREKYVPAGGPSGGNGGRGGSVILEADENLQTLLDFRYNHSFKAEDGKRGGPKNKTGANGRDRALRVPCGTIVYDLDTEEMIADLVYHQQQACVAQGGKGGLGNRHFLSNHNRAPEKALPGLPGEERRLRLELKLLAEVGIIGLPNAGKSTLISALSSARPKVADYPFTTLVPNLGIVRKPSGDGTVFADIPGLIAGAHQGVGLGHEFLRHIERTKILIHVIDITAEAPLQDYQTIQDELLAYKPSLAERQQIIVLNKVDAVDEEIEADVKAQFASVTHEPILLISAVARSRLDELLNQVWEMLELVPS, from the coding sequence ATGCAATTTATTGATCAAGCCGAAATTGAAGTGATTGCGGGGAAAGGAGGAGACGGAATCGTCGCCTTTCGCCGAGAAAAGTATGTACCAGCAGGGGGTCCTTCTGGCGGAAATGGCGGGAGAGGAGGGTCTGTGATTCTCGAAGCGGATGAAAATTTACAGACGCTCTTGGATTTTAGATATAACCATTCCTTTAAAGCCGAAGATGGGAAACGGGGGGGACCGAAAAATAAAACGGGGGCAAATGGGCGCGATCGCGCTCTCCGTGTTCCTTGTGGAACAATTGTTTATGATCTCGATACGGAAGAAATGATCGCTGATTTGGTCTATCATCAGCAACAAGCCTGTGTTGCTCAAGGCGGGAAAGGTGGTTTAGGAAATCGCCATTTCTTGAGTAATCATAACCGCGCCCCAGAAAAAGCCCTCCCTGGACTGCCCGGGGAAGAACGCCGTCTGCGTCTAGAATTGAAATTATTAGCAGAAGTGGGAATTATTGGCTTACCCAATGCAGGAAAATCCACTTTAATTTCTGCCCTGTCTTCGGCTCGTCCGAAAGTGGCAGATTATCCGTTTACGACTTTAGTTCCCAACTTGGGGATTGTCCGTAAACCCAGTGGGGATGGGACGGTGTTTGCTGATATTCCAGGGTTAATTGCGGGCGCACATCAAGGGGTTGGCTTAGGACATGAGTTTTTGCGCCACATTGAACGCACCAAGATTTTAATTCACGTCATTGATATTACCGCCGAAGCCCCCTTACAAGACTATCAAACGATTCAAGATGAATTACTCGCTTATAAACCGAGTCTCGCAGAACGTCAACAAATTATAGTCTTGAATAAAGTGGATGCAGTGGATGAAGAGATCGAAGCGGATGTGAAAGCACAATTTGCGAGTGTGACTCATGAACCGATTTTACTCATTTCTGCTGTGGCGCGATCGCGCTTAGATGAATTACTCAATCAAGTCTGGGAAATGCTAGAACTGGTTCCCAGTTAG
- a CDS encoding gamma-glutamyltransferase family protein has translation MLGSRWAVATSQPLASLAGMEMLMAGGSAIDAAVAMAITLTVVEPTSNGIGGDACGLVWDGQLHGLNGSGKSPQGLTQEQFNRERKKTRLGWSMVTVPGAVSTWRELWNQWGKLPFEQLFAPAIRYAEEGFPVSPVTALAWQQAEAHYLHLDAPEYQAFKEVFFPYQRAPKVGEIWRSPLHAKTLSAIAQTGGEALYQGELAEKIANFAANTGGFLTQEDFKQHQPEWVKPISTTYRDLRVWELPPNFQGIATLIALNLLEGFDLKSIPYDSEQRYHWQIEAMKLAFADINRYLSDPNWMKIDNETLLSAKNTQQRRQLISEQAITDIQPSFPDHGTVYLTASDGDLMVSLIQSNYEGFGSGILVPETGIALHNRGSCFNLEPNHPNAFAPGKRPFHTIMPGFLSKDDQPLGPFGVMGGQMQPQGHLQVVSNLADYEMNPQTALDAPRWRYLNDQRVVLETGIPSEVMISLSQRGHEVRVNPSKGMFGKGQMILRQNGVFVAASEPRADGVALAM, from the coding sequence ATGCTGGGAAGCCGTTGGGCTGTGGCAACCAGTCAACCGTTAGCCAGTTTAGCGGGAATGGAAATGTTAATGGCAGGAGGAAGCGCGATCGATGCTGCTGTTGCCATGGCGATTACGTTAACGGTTGTTGAACCAACATCGAATGGGATTGGTGGGGATGCCTGTGGGTTAGTATGGGATGGTCAGCTTCACGGCTTAAATGGATCGGGAAAAAGCCCGCAAGGGTTAACTCAAGAACAATTTAATCGGGAACGGAAAAAAACTCGTCTCGGTTGGTCAATGGTCACGGTTCCAGGTGCAGTCTCAACATGGCGGGAGTTATGGAATCAATGGGGAAAACTGCCCTTTGAACAATTATTTGCCCCAGCAATACGGTATGCAGAAGAAGGCTTTCCCGTTTCTCCTGTCACCGCTTTAGCTTGGCAACAAGCCGAGGCTCATTATTTACACTTGGATGCCCCAGAATATCAAGCATTTAAGGAAGTGTTTTTCCCTTATCAACGCGCCCCAAAAGTGGGAGAAATTTGGCGCAGTCCCCTTCATGCCAAAACTTTAAGCGCGATCGCGCAAACTGGAGGAGAAGCACTTTATCAAGGAGAATTAGCGGAAAAAATCGCGAATTTTGCTGCTAATACAGGGGGTTTCCTCACGCAAGAAGACTTCAAACAACACCAACCCGAATGGGTTAAACCCATTTCGACAACCTATCGCGATCTGCGAGTTTGGGAACTTCCCCCTAACTTTCAAGGGATAGCAACCCTCATTGCTTTAAACCTCCTAGAAGGCTTTGATCTCAAGTCGATTCCCTACGACAGCGAACAACGCTATCACTGGCAAATTGAAGCAATGAAACTTGCCTTTGCTGATATTAACCGTTATCTGAGCGATCCCAATTGGATGAAAATTGATAACGAAACCCTACTATCTGCTAAAAATACCCAACAGCGTCGCCAACTGATTAGTGAACAAGCCATTACCGATATTCAACCTAGTTTTCCTGATCACGGTACGGTTTATTTAACCGCTTCTGATGGGGATTTAATGGTGTCTCTGATCCAATCTAACTATGAAGGCTTTGGCAGTGGTATTTTAGTTCCAGAAACGGGGATTGCATTACATAATCGAGGCAGTTGTTTTAATTTAGAACCAAACCATCCCAACGCCTTTGCCCCTGGAAAACGTCCCTTTCATACCATTATGCCTGGCTTTCTGAGCAAAGATGACCAACCGTTAGGCCCATTTGGGGTAATGGGGGGACAAATGCAGCCCCAAGGTCATTTACAAGTTGTATCTAATTTGGCTGATTACGAGATGAACCCGCAAACCGCCCTAGATGCCCCTCGCTGGCGTTATTTAAATGATCAACGAGTCGTTTTAGAAACAGGCATTCCTTCAGAAGTCATGATTTCTCTCTCCCAACGGGGTCATGAAGTGAGAGTTAATCCCAGTAAAGGGATGTTTGGCAAAGGACAAATGATTCTCAGGCAAAATGGGGTTTTTGTTGCTGCTTCTGAACCTCGCGCTGATGGGGTTGCTCTCGCCATGTAA
- a CDS encoding sulfurtransferase translates to MESVVSADWLLNYLDDPNVVIIDSRFQLSDPSWGRKQYEISHIPGAFYLDLNEDLSSPVQKHGGRHPLPDPQVLAEKFANMGIDFNQTSVIAYDDSRFAFAARLWWLLRYVGHDQVAVLDGGWQMWQAGGYPVSAEIPSPKAGSFTPQLREDWVVDRERVKACQTDKTAVIIDSRDRDRYLGEREPIDPVAGHIPTAVNFPWKQVTDEEGNLYPPAQQRQRWLESDTPIQEKQEKIVYCGSGVTACVNLLSLHLAQLPHGKLYAGSWSDWCSYI, encoded by the coding sequence ATGGAATCCGTTGTTTCTGCTGACTGGCTATTAAACTATCTCGATGATCCCAATGTGGTGATTATTGATTCCCGCTTCCAACTGTCTGATCCGAGTTGGGGACGAAAACAGTATGAAATCAGCCATATCCCAGGAGCATTTTATCTCGACTTAAATGAAGATTTATCCTCCCCTGTGCAAAAACATGGCGGACGACATCCCCTTCCTGATCCGCAGGTTTTAGCGGAGAAATTCGCCAACATGGGGATTGATTTTAACCAAACTTCAGTCATAGCTTATGATGACTCAAGATTTGCTTTTGCTGCGCGATTATGGTGGTTACTGCGCTATGTCGGTCATGATCAAGTGGCTGTGTTAGATGGCGGGTGGCAAATGTGGCAAGCAGGGGGTTATCCTGTGAGTGCAGAAATTCCTTCCCCGAAAGCAGGGTCATTTACACCGCAATTGCGAGAAGATTGGGTGGTGGATCGAGAAAGGGTGAAAGCCTGTCAAACGGATAAAACTGCGGTGATTATTGATTCGCGCGATCGCGATCGGTATTTAGGAGAAAGAGAACCCATTGATCCAGTTGCAGGGCATATTCCCACCGCCGTCAATTTTCCGTGGAAACAAGTCACCGATGAAGAGGGTAATTTATATCCCCCAGCCCAACAACGTCAACGCTGGTTAGAGAGTGACACGCCCATTCAAGAAAAGCAAGAGAAAATTGTCTATTGTGGGTCAGGAGTGACCGCTTGTGTCAACCTCTTATCGTTGCATTTAGCCCAACTTCCCCACGGGAAACTTTATGCAGGAAGCTGGAGTGATTGGTGTTCTTATATTTAG
- a CDS encoding DUF760 domain-containing protein, which translates to MMNHSQQHQNSEFFENGAEGNNHLWHYVQSLNPEVVEQLSHPQSQEVFQVMERNIVGLLGGLPSDQFNVSISTSREHLGRLLASAMMSGYFLRNAEQRMNFEKSLQASEHSSSGSHAEDDQ; encoded by the coding sequence ATGATGAATCATAGCCAACAGCACCAAAATTCTGAATTTTTTGAAAATGGTGCAGAAGGAAATAATCATCTTTGGCATTACGTCCAGTCATTAAACCCAGAAGTGGTCGAACAGTTGTCGCATCCTCAATCTCAAGAAGTCTTTCAAGTTATGGAACGGAATATTGTTGGGCTTTTAGGAGGACTGCCTTCCGATCAATTTAACGTTAGTATTAGTACCAGCCGAGAACATTTAGGGCGGTTGCTCGCTTCAGCGATGATGAGTGGATATTTCCTACGCAACGCCGAACAACGGATGAACTTTGAAAAATCCCTGCAAGCCTCTGAACACAGTTCTTCTGGAAGTCACGCCGAAGATGATCAGTAA
- a CDS encoding DUF760 domain-containing protein translates to MVFDPNFFNSDASDNQSSASSDEQPDNSLLEYLQQQNPDVLAEIARSISPDAKQIVSQNVQGLVGMLPSEHFQVQVTTDQDNLSNMLASAMMTGYFLRQMEQRMELETRMDHSQDI, encoded by the coding sequence ATGGTATTTGACCCTAACTTCTTTAATTCTGACGCAAGTGACAACCAATCATCCGCGTCTTCTGACGAACAACCCGATAATTCTCTTTTGGAATATCTCCAACAACAAAACCCTGATGTTTTAGCTGAAATCGCTCGCTCCATCAGCCCCGATGCCAAACAAATTGTATCGCAAAATGTGCAAGGACTCGTCGGGATGCTTCCTTCTGAACACTTTCAAGTCCAAGTCACCACAGATCAAGATAATCTCTCTAATATGTTGGCTTCCGCAATGATGACGGGGTACTTCTTGCGCCAAATGGAACAGCGCATGGAACTGGAAACCCGTATGGATCACAGTCAGGATATTTAA
- the mutY gene encoding A/G-specific adenine glycosylase, protein MLAREEVSFLQRSLRDWYQTQGRDLPWRKTSDPYQIWVSEIMLQQTQVKTVIPYYQRWLETFPNIATLAASSLQTVLKQWEGLGYYARARNLHRGAQVIVNDYHGVFPHQLADVLSLPGIGRTTAGGILSAAFNQPLSILDGNVKRVLARLIALEIPPNKAINQLWELSDQLLDQTHPRDYNQALMDLGATLCTPKQPSCLLCPWRDYCQAFQHNLQTEIPMRTPSSPLPHKQIGVAVIWNQHGEILIDRRLQEGLLGGLWEFPGGKIEEQETIPACIEREIKEELGIRVEVGEHLITINHAYTHFKVTLHVHHCRYLEGKPQPIECEEVRWVKPEQLSEFPFPKANTKIIEAIVTQQ, encoded by the coding sequence ATGCTAGCCCGAGAAGAAGTCAGCTTTTTGCAGCGATCGCTGCGAGATTGGTATCAAACTCAAGGTCGAGATTTACCTTGGCGTAAAACCAGCGATCCTTATCAAATTTGGGTTTCAGAAATTATGTTGCAGCAAACCCAAGTGAAAACGGTTATTCCCTACTATCAGCGTTGGCTAGAAACTTTTCCTAATATTGCCACGTTGGCTGCAAGTTCGCTGCAAACCGTTCTTAAACAGTGGGAAGGATTAGGCTATTATGCCAGAGCGCGGAATCTACATCGTGGAGCACAAGTCATTGTCAATGATTACCATGGTGTTTTTCCTCATCAATTAGCTGATGTCTTGAGTTTACCTGGAATTGGACGCACCACTGCAGGCGGAATTCTCAGTGCTGCGTTTAATCAACCCCTTTCTATTCTGGATGGGAATGTCAAACGAGTTTTAGCGCGGTTAATCGCGTTAGAGATCCCCCCCAACAAAGCCATTAACCAATTATGGGAATTATCCGATCAACTCCTCGATCAAACTCATCCCAGAGATTATAATCAAGCATTGATGGATTTAGGCGCAACCCTTTGCACCCCAAAGCAACCGAGTTGTTTACTTTGTCCGTGGCGTGATTATTGCCAAGCCTTTCAACACAACTTACAAACCGAAATCCCTATGCGTACTCCCTCTTCTCCCCTTCCTCATAAACAAATTGGTGTTGCTGTCATCTGGAATCAGCACGGAGAAATTTTGATTGATCGCCGTCTCCAAGAAGGCTTACTCGGAGGCTTGTGGGAATTTCCTGGCGGTAAAATTGAAGAACAAGAGACGATTCCCGCTTGTATTGAACGAGAAATCAAAGAAGAATTAGGAATTAGGGTGGAAGTAGGAGAGCATTTAATTACGATTAATCATGCTTACACCCACTTTAAGGTTACTTTGCACGTTCATCATTGCCGTTATTTAGAAGGGAAACCACAACCAATTGAGTGTGAGGAAGTACGCTGGGTGAAACCCGAACAATTATCCGAGTTTCCCTTTCCCAAAGCGAATACTAAAATTATTGAGGCAATTGTCACTCAGCAGTAA
- a CDS encoding rhomboid family intramembrane serine protease, whose amino-acid sequence MVPLRDQNPTKITPYVTYVLIGLNIAIFLYEISLSPQQLDIFFKLYAVVPAELTASFRGITVNQPVPEWLTLFTAQFLHGGILHLGGNMLYLWVFGDNIEEVLGRIRYVIFYLLCGVLASLAQWFFSSQSGVPSLGASGAIAGIMGAYVLRFYDREILTLLPIFIIWTTIRVPAIFFIGFWFIQQAFYGVASLNTSASIGMEGGGVAYWAHAGGFVFGAILAPILGLFDNNQDTYY is encoded by the coding sequence GTGGTTCCTTTACGCGATCAAAATCCAACTAAAATTACACCTTATGTTACTTATGTCCTGATTGGACTCAATATTGCAATTTTTTTATATGAAATTAGTTTAAGTCCACAACAATTAGACATTTTCTTCAAACTTTATGCGGTTGTCCCCGCCGAATTAACCGCCAGTTTTCGAGGAATTACGGTTAATCAACCGGTTCCCGAATGGTTAACTTTATTTACAGCCCAGTTTCTCCACGGGGGAATTCTTCATTTAGGGGGAAATATGCTCTATCTCTGGGTTTTTGGGGATAATATTGAAGAAGTGCTTGGCCGAATCCGCTATGTGATTTTTTATCTGTTGTGTGGGGTTTTAGCGAGCCTAGCGCAATGGTTTTTCTCTTCCCAGTCGGGTGTCCCGTCTTTAGGGGCAAGTGGCGCGATCGCGGGAATCATGGGGGCTTATGTCTTACGTTTCTATGACCGCGAAATCCTAACCTTGCTACCGATTTTTATTATCTGGACAACCATCCGTGTTCCAGCAATTTTCTTTATCGGTTTCTGGTTTATCCAACAAGCCTTTTATGGTGTAGCAAGTCTTAATACATCAGCTAGCATTGGCATGGAAGGCGGTGGCGTTGCATATTGGGCGCACGCTGGCGGATTTGTTTTTGGCGCAATTCTAGCACCGATTCTCGGTTTATTTGATAATAATCAGGATACTTATTATTAA